The following proteins are encoded in a genomic region of Thiomonas sp. X19:
- a CDS encoding sulfite exporter TauE/SafE family protein — translation MAWQFLLELMVLGSFTGFMAGLLGIGGGMLLVPFLTFMFTREHFGADLIVRMAIATSLTTILFTSVSSVRAHHKRGAVRWEIAGWMGLGAVLGTFAGAQVAGLLKSGWLAMFFAFFVGLSALRMLMVAGQKQAVGTAESLPLRPALIGTGSLIGFISSLLGAGGGFLTVPFLSWRGVGLRNAVATSAAMGFPIAAGGLAGYVVAGLHADGLPPDSLGYIYLPALFACAATSVLMAPVGATVAHRIHVQSLKRVFALLLLSLASYMLWKGMHAMGWMQT, via the coding sequence ATGGCCTGGCAATTTCTGCTTGAACTCATGGTGCTGGGCTCGTTCACGGGCTTCATGGCTGGTCTGCTCGGCATTGGCGGCGGCATGCTGCTGGTGCCCTTTCTCACCTTCATGTTCACGCGCGAACACTTCGGCGCCGACCTGATCGTGCGCATGGCCATTGCCACGTCGCTGACCACCATCCTGTTCACCTCGGTATCGAGCGTGCGCGCGCATCACAAGCGTGGCGCCGTGCGCTGGGAAATCGCGGGCTGGATGGGCCTGGGCGCGGTGCTCGGCACCTTCGCCGGCGCCCAAGTCGCCGGCCTGCTCAAGTCAGGCTGGCTCGCCATGTTCTTCGCGTTTTTCGTCGGTCTTTCGGCATTGCGGATGTTGATGGTCGCGGGCCAAAAACAGGCGGTCGGCACAGCTGAATCCTTGCCGCTCAGGCCCGCGCTCATCGGAACCGGGAGCCTGATCGGATTCATTTCATCGCTGTTGGGCGCCGGGGGCGGATTCCTGACCGTGCCGTTCCTGAGCTGGCGGGGCGTGGGCCTGCGCAACGCCGTGGCCACCAGCGCGGCCATGGGTTTTCCCATTGCCGCAGGCGGCCTTGCCGGATATGTCGTGGCCGGGCTTCATGCCGATGGCCTGCCCCCCGACTCGCTGGGGTATATCTACCTTCCCGCCTTGTTTGCCTGCGCGGCCACGAGCGTACTGATGGCCCCCGTGGGAGCAACCGTGGCGCATCGCATCCATGTGCAGTCGCTCAAACGGGTGTTCGCCTTGCTGCTGTTGAGCCTGGCCAGCTATATGCTCTGGAAGGGCATGCATGCGATGGGCTGGATGCAAACCTGA
- a CDS encoding PIN domain-containing protein: MQEEALEVATRTVFARRGAAFDLRERVANGFTRHADLHAGTVPCRADAPPLRCADPDDQMFIDLALHRSAQLILTRDKALLALAPAARVRGLRILRPQDWAMPTAADRPRA, translated from the coding sequence ATGCAGGAAGAAGCCCTGGAGGTGGCCACGCGCACCGTCTTTGCCAGACGCGGAGCAGCGTTCGATTTGCGCGAACGGGTGGCAAACGGCTTCACCCGACACGCCGACCTGCATGCAGGCACCGTGCCATGCCGCGCAGACGCCCCACCCTTGCGCTGCGCCGACCCGGACGACCAGATGTTCATCGACCTGGCACTGCACCGTTCAGCCCAGCTGATCTTGACCCGGGACAAGGCCTTGCTCGCCTTGGCCCCGGCAGCCCGAGTGCGGGGCCTGCGCATCCTGCGGCCGCAGGATTGGGCCATGCCCACTGCGGCTGATCGACCTCGCGCTTGA
- the lgt gene encoding prolipoprotein diacylglyceryl transferase, with the protein MLIHPNFNPIALKLGPVEIHWYGIMYLLGFLAFWLLSKKRLKDQPYARFGWTSRDVEDLLFAGVLGVILGGRIGYVLFYQPEYYFAHPARIIAVWDGGMAFHGGLIGVMVAAGWFAWTRKVAWMDLLDFVAPLVPPGLAFGRIGNFINGELWGRPAPAWWPGAMIYPESGSMVPRFPSELYQMFFEGIVLFTVLWWLSRKERPRGFIAGSFALGYGLARFTDEFFRQPDAFLGYLWFGLTMGQLLSIPLIALGIGMIWWSKRRAKRLGWKPAA; encoded by the coding sequence ATGCTAATTCATCCCAATTTCAACCCCATTGCCCTGAAGCTGGGGCCCGTCGAAATCCATTGGTACGGCATCATGTACCTGCTGGGCTTCCTGGCGTTCTGGCTGCTGTCCAAGAAGCGGCTGAAGGATCAGCCCTATGCGCGTTTTGGCTGGACTTCGCGCGATGTGGAGGATTTGCTCTTCGCCGGCGTGTTGGGCGTCATCCTCGGCGGACGCATCGGCTATGTGCTGTTCTACCAGCCCGAGTACTACTTCGCGCATCCCGCTCGCATCATCGCCGTCTGGGACGGCGGCATGGCTTTCCATGGCGGCTTGATTGGTGTGATGGTGGCCGCCGGCTGGTTTGCCTGGACGCGCAAGGTGGCGTGGATGGATCTGCTCGATTTCGTGGCGCCGCTGGTGCCGCCCGGCTTGGCGTTCGGCCGCATCGGCAACTTCATCAATGGTGAACTGTGGGGTCGTCCGGCGCCCGCCTGGTGGCCGGGCGCGATGATCTACCCCGAGTCGGGCAGCATGGTGCCGCGGTTTCCATCCGAGCTGTACCAGATGTTCTTCGAGGGCATTGTGCTGTTCACGGTGTTGTGGTGGCTGTCTCGCAAGGAGCGGCCCCGCGGTTTCATTGCCGGCAGTTTCGCCCTGGGCTACGGCCTGGCACGCTTCACCGACGAGTTCTTCCGCCAGCCCGACGCCTTTCTCGGCTACCTCTGGTTTGGCTTGACCATGGGGCAACTGCTGTCGATTCCGCTCATCGCGCTGGGCATCGGCATGATCTGGTGGTCCAAGCGCCGGGCCAAGCGCCTGGGCTGGAAACCTGCCGCCTGA